In the genome of Arachis hypogaea cultivar Tifrunner chromosome 9, arahy.Tifrunner.gnm2.J5K5, whole genome shotgun sequence, the window CACTTCTGATTTTGTTAAGGTAATGGCGTTTTTGCAACGAATCCGAAACAACAAGCTCAAAACAGCTTTCACCCAATTAAAGAACCATAGATGTTACATGCGGCTTCCCCATTCTTCATCCATCAATTCCATTCCAAAACCAGGCACTCTTCGGATTCCGCAGCCCTATTGGGCATTCCATGACACACCTCCTCTCGTTTCTAGTAGCGTGAGGTTTTTTGCTGCTCCCATTCAGGTAAATTTTCAAGCTTTTGTCTATGCTCGAGGTTATTGTCGAAGCTGTTGTCTTGAATCTTAACAGTGATTGGAATTGGGTTGCTTTTATTAGTTTTGCTATCCATGGTGGGGCGTTTTTAGGTTGATTATTGACTTGTTTCATGGCTGATCAATGTGGGGGAATGTCATTTTTCTGCGTTGAACTTGTGGAGGGTTTTGAATTTTGCTAGCATAGGCCGGGTTATGTTGTGATGGAGTGGGCATTAATGGTTAAATGGTAGTGGTCTTGGATTTGATGATGTCAGTTGATACATTTTGGGATTTCAGTTTCAGAGTAagtggaagaaggaagaagaggactCCATTGAAGGGCGACGATTGAATGACCAAATCAAAGCTCAATATGTTAGGCTTGTATTTGACGATGGTACAAATTTCTCATGCTAATGAATGGGGATTtggttcttttattttgttttgttgttatCATATTGGACAGCATTGCATATCTATGTTGAATTTCAAGTCTTACCATCATTCGTCTTTTCTTATTCTTAATTGCATAAATTGAGGAATgttgatttatttttcataatggtTATGCTGCACTAGCTCATTACTATGGGGCTTGCAGTTTAGccattttgttttatcttttatgAATGGTAATATGTTTTGGAGTCATGCACTCATGCTTAGATGATAGATATCCATGGATCTGCTGTGGATGGAAACATACCAATTAGATATATGTCTGCTTGAAAgatcatctttattttctatttatgacAATATGAAATTCACAGGGAATCATTCAATAATATCAAGGTTTGAAGCACTTGATCGTGCCAGGAAGCTCAAACTTGATTTGGTTGAGGtgattatttttagtttattattttcttctaGAGTCTTTGCCATTTAACTGATATTTCGATATACTTGCATAATATAGGTGTTGAGTTGAAGTAGGTTACATAATTTGAATGAAAATGTTTACTGAAGGATTTATTGTTTTTCTGCTATCCTGGGGTCTTTCCAGTGATTATGTCATAATCTGGATTTTGGTAAAGAGTGTGATCATTTTCACCCCCCACCAACAGCATATCCTTGATATTTGGGGCATGTTGTGACCAGTAATAATTTATATACCCATGTGTCATATCTGTCAACTTTGACGCACTAACATTTTTATAGAAGTATGAATTAAGAAAGTTACATGAATTACATGAGGTATGACATTTATTATATGAGTGCTTGGTCATGTATTACAGGTTCAGAGGAATGGTAATCCACCTGTTGTAAAAATAATGGACTACCACAAGGAAACatacaagaaacaagaaaaggaaaaggagcgTGCTAAAAGCAAGGTGCATTATGCAATGGATTTATGTTTTCGATTTGCTTGTGTCGTTTCTGTAAATTGCTTTTGGTTGAAATTGGATATgagattttttgttttcttttggtcTTTGAATTTTCGGTCATACACTAAAacatatgaatctttaattagcaAATTACTGGTGCTTGAACTACACTGTACCGTGAAAATGTCAGCAATATGCTCATTCTGCTTTTAAGGCGTGCTTAATGAGTTGCCAAAGACAAATCTTTATGATATGCACTATTGTTAATCAGTTTTCTAACAAATGCAGTCTGAACTGACATTGCGAAAAGGAGAATGTAAGGAAGTACGGTTTTCTGGAAAAactgtaagttttttttttctccacttcatccttccttttattttttatttatcctttACATATTTAAGCAAGCTTATTTCTTTcaaatcaaaattatttgctGTAGGTCAAATCTGTTAAACATGTATTTTGACTATGTTCCCATTTATAGGCTTGCTGCAATCGGCTTTAAGGCATGCAAATAATCTAGATGGATACATatagtttgtttgtttgtttttttttttttttttggggggggggggggggggtgttcaATTATTGGGTTTAAGCTTTTTGTATTCTGACTCTATTCTTGTTGTATCCGGAAGTAAAGAGCCTTGAATAGGATTAAAGaagtttgatattgaattttctgTTGACATTTTCAGGAAATGAAAGACCTGAAGATGAAAGCAGATATGGTTAAAAAGTTGATGGAGAAGGGATATCGTGTGAAGGTACTCTCTTTTTTTCATATATGGAATATGCACTCTGGTTTTGGATGAGGTTACTGCTTAAGGTTTGTGTTTAGGTTCTAGGTTtgagaaataataaaagaacaaaaacgAGATAATCTAATAAGATCTTGCTCTTTATCACATCAAATATCACATTAGTCAGTTGCATTATGTATTGCTAGTTAACGATGATGTGACAGAATAAATTTATGATACCTTTGTATTTGTCCATTTAAAACAGTGCAGGGCAACAGGCAGTGATACGCAGGAAACAACAGGAGCGTTATCCCGTCTTCATGCTCTGGTATGATGGTGCAGGCTTTATTCTGGGACTTCCAATCTGAGTTATTTTTTTACAACATACTATGTATATTTCTCTCCTATTTTTTTGTCCTTCCATTCTATATTCATAAATCATAACGATCTTTGCAGATAGAAGATGTCACTGTTGTGGAAAGTGGACCAAGTGTGGCAAAAAAAGATGTATTTATGATTGTTAGACATACCAAATATGGGCCTAAAAAAGGTGGTGGTGCTCCAAGAAAATTTCAAGATGCTTTGGAGATGGC includes:
- the LOC112709727 gene encoding uncharacterized protein codes for the protein MAFLQRIRNNKLKTAFTQLKNHRCYMRLPHSSSINSIPKPGTLRIPQPYWAFHDTPPLVSSSVRFFAAPIQFQSKWKKEEEDSIEGRRLNDQIKAQYVRLVFDDGNHSIISRFEALDRARKLKLDLVEVQRNGNPPVVKIMDYHKETYKKQEKEKERAKSKSELTLRKGECKEVRFSGKTEMKDLKMKADMVKKLMEKGYRVKCRATGSDTQETTGALSRLHALIEDVTVVESGPSVAKKDVFMIVRHTKYGPKKGGGAPRKFQDALEMALKAQEDNAESLTASSSDSIEHGKHSSTKYGFEAAEEVGGSEKNSRDWNNACPSDYQNITTSDSVSPPEPENRYKRADRNKVQSHAQAPPAATENRYQRAEVRNRYQQTSSNNTGFNNRGPGTRDAARPNNQYIPPAGSRYSRPPNTNQRPGFGFSNAQRGPGEQGGQAGMRRNTEGNPQDSTQNSFGRDSW